The segment TCACGTTTTGTTTTATTTGTGTTGTGTAGGCACACCGTTGCATGCATACGAGACATGGCGGACGCTCTTCACCGCTTGCATTTGATCCGGAAATCGAACGAACAGCTCGCTCAAATCGGGTCGCCAGAAGGAACATCAACACTATGAGTGTAGATAATTCTGTTGTGGAAGATGTGGTCGAGGGGCGTGAGGATGCAGCCAACAATCCTCCACCACTAGCTCCTCAATTCCCAAACAACAACAATGGGAATAATGGGAATAACAACAATGTCGGTGCACCAATCATCCAACCAGTGCAACCACAACCAAATAGAAACAATCGTGGCCAAAATGGTGGGAATGGAGGAAATTGGGCACAAAATATGGGAGGCAATGTAGGAAACCACAACGGTGGTAATGTTAGAAATCAAAACCAAAATCCTAGAAATATTGGTCCTCAATTCGGTAATGATGGTAATGGTGGTAACGAGGATGACTGGGACTTTGATGATGGAAGTGACAACGGACTTGGTTGGAATCAGAACCACAACGATGGTAGCAGGAGAAATCAAGGCAATCGGGGTGGAAATGGGAACTACAACAATAATTGGAACAACCAGAATTTCCCCAATGGTGGCAACAATGACTACAATGATGGATTCGGAAATCAAGGCTTTGGGAATCAATATCGAAGGAATCCAAATGGTGGATTCAATAATGCAAATGGAGGATACTACAACGAAGGTAACCAATTCCCTCATCTTTATTTTCCGCAGCCTAATAGACAATCTGTGGCGTCTCATTTTCAGCCGGGAGAGTATGATGATGCTTCACCTATACTCTTCGCGGAAGGAAATGAGCATCATGTGGAAGTAAGACCACAACTAATTAGTGTCTTACCCGTCTTTAGAGGCCATAAAATTGATGATCCATACAATCACCTCTATGAGTTCCTTGCAATTGCTAACGCGAATACTCCGCGAGGAACTAATAGAGATTCATTTAGACTTCACTTATTTCCGTTCACTTTAAAAGAAAAAGCTAAGTATTGGTTCACTTCTCTTGCCCCCATAGTATTATTACTTGGGAGcaattaaaaactaaatttttgcaAGAGTTTTACCCTGCTAGTAAAACAACGGAAATAAGAAAAGCTATACAAGATTTTGCACAAAAACCCAATGAAGAATTTCATGATGCATTTAAACGCCTCAAGGAATTGTTGCGTTCATGTCCCCGTCATGAATTTCCCTGTTGGCAACTTGTACgtttcttttatgatggagtcgaCACTGCCAATCAAACCATGACTAATGCCTCGTCTGGCGGCACTATTATGATGCAAGATAGTGAAGACGCTTGGAGATTCTTGGAGCAGTTGAGTCATGGTTCAAAAACCAATTACTCAGCTAAGAAACGGGACAACCCAATTTCATCGGCTGCTTTAGTTGGACTAGACAAAAACTGGAAAAATGAAGTCAAATCTGATATTAAttctttaaataaaaaatttgacTTACTACTCTCTAGTCTAGGCATAGAGAAAGGTGTGTTTTTTCGCAGGGACAAAAGATATGTGTAAGTTGTGGAGATTCAGGACACATTGCAGATGAGTGCATGAGAAGTCAAGAGGAAATCAATCAAGTGCATGGCTATGGTCAATTCCAAAATAATCCACGATCATTCAATCGGAACTACAACAATAATGGGAAtttcaacaacaacaaccatcaagGGAATTACCAAAACTAGAATCAGCCAAAACAGTTCCAACAGTCTAACTTTAACCAAGGTGGAACATCAAAGAAGGAGGAAACAGTTAGCAACAAGTTGGACAAAATCATGGAGTTTATAACTCAAACATACCAAAAAGCTGACACCAACTCCAAATCCATAGCTGCTATCGAGAAGCAGATTGCTCAACTGGCGGAGCAAATTGGGAAAAGAGAAGATGGCAAGTTTCCAAGCACCACAACAGTCAACCCATCTCACACCCAAAGACCCGGAAAAGAGCATCAAGTGAACGAGGTAATCACCTTGCGTAGTGGGAAAAAGGTTGACAACAAGGTAAGTGCTCCTACCTTAGATAATGACAGTGACACTGAAGTCATCTTTGACGAAAAAGAAGAGTTTGAGAAAGGTTTCAAATCTAAAAATCAAAAAGTAGTTAAGGGTAAAGATGACTCTAAAGTTGGGGAGCATGGTGTGGAGGTTAATACCGCACCATACCCTTCGGCTTTAGAGAAACCGGCATCCTTCCCTTTTGGGAAGCGAGGGCCGAAAATGGAAGACATGTGGGATTTATTTAGTCAAGTTAAAATAAATATCCCGTTAGTCAAACTTATTAAGGAGGTACCTTCTTATGCTAAGTTTTTTAAGGATTTGTGTGTTCAAAAACGCAAACTCCAAGCACACCTCCCTAAAAAGATTGACTTAACCGAGCATGCGAGTTCCATAATATCAAATAAACCTCCACCCAAGCTTAAGGATCCCGGGGCGCCTTTAATTTCTGTTACCCTAGGTAATATTAATATCAAAACGGCGCTCCTTGATCTTGGAGCTAGTGTTAATATAATCCCAGGAAATCTTTTTGATCAACATGACTTAGGCACTTTAGAACAAACTGATATTATTTTGCGATTGGCCGATAAGTCAACAAAAATTCCCCGGGGTATATTATCATATGTCATCATTAAGGTGGAAGATTTTTATTACCCAGTTGATTTTCTTGTTCTTGACACTGAAAGCACCTATAAAGAAAGTCAACCTTTTATTATTTTGGGTCGCCCGTTTTTAGCAACAATAAATGCACAAATTAATTGTAGAACGGGTGCCATGGATAtctcttttggaaataaaaaacttagaattaatatttttaatacgTTTCCTAACTCACCATCAGATTATGAATGTTATCGTGTAGATGTGGTTGATGACTTAGTGCATCA is part of the Lactuca sativa cultivar Salinas chromosome 7, Lsat_Salinas_v11, whole genome shotgun sequence genome and harbors:
- the LOC128127342 gene encoding uncharacterized protein LOC128127342, translating into MEFITQTYQKADTNSKSIAAIEKQIAQLAEQIGKREDGKFPSTTTVNPSHTQRPGKEHQVNEVITLRSGKKVDNKVSAPTLDNDSDTEVIFDEKEEFEKGFKSKNQKVVKGKDDSKVGEHGVEVNTAPYPSALEKPASFPFGKRGPKMEDMWDLFSQVKINIPLVKLIKEVPSYAKFFKDLCVQKRKLQAHLPKKIDLTEHASSIISNKPPPKLKDPGAPLISVTLGNINIKTALLDLGASVNIIPGNLFDQHDLGTLEQTDIILRLADKSTKIPRGILSYVIIKVEDFYYPVDFLVLDTESTYKESQPFIILGRPFLATINAQINCRTGAMDISFGNKKLRINIFNTFPNSPSDYECYRVDVVDDLVHQFTPKILHPDPLEFFLSNGRDEVLELDDIKMVEEAFENSIEQERPPWSYQVEKLPTSFSDPLKPSLKEPPTLELKTLPSHLKYSFLGSNENLPIIISSDLTGPQEEALLKVLSKYKGAIGWTIADLKGISPATCMHRIITEAGAKPSQDAQRRLNPNLREVVKKEVLKWLDAGIICPISYSDWVSPPQTVPKNLGITVVDTEDGEKISTRLVTGWRVCIDYRKLNAATSKDHFPLPFIDQIIEKLSGKKFY